The DNA region ACAAGAGGTATAGACATGGACTTACTACTCATACTGACTTATACCGCATTTTGTATCGCAGTTTTTAAAGTATTTAAAATTCCGTTAACCAAATGGACTGTGCCTACGGCCATTCTTGGCGGAATTGTATTAATTGGTACTTTATTAATTTTAATGAATTATAACCATCCCTATTCGAGATTTGCTCGCGAGTATTTTGTCACCATTCCAATTGTGCCCGCAGTTAAAGGATTGGTGATAGAAGTCAATGTTAAGCCGAACACACCAGTGAAAGAAGGTGAGGTGTTATTTAAAATTGACCCTACACCGTACCTTTCAATAGTTAAGCAAAAACAAGCGGCTCTAAAAGAAGCTGAGCTGCAAGTACCACAACTGGAAGCTGCTTTTCAAATAGCTGCTGCTAAAGTTGAACAAGCAACAGCAGATAAAGATCGTACTGAATCAGTCTATCGTCGCTATGAAGACGGTCGCAAAAAAGCAGGGCGTAATTCACCGTTTACTGAGCTTGAACTCGACAATCGTCGCCAGTTATATATAGCTTCATCTGCGCAACTTGATGCAGCTTTAGCAGAGGGACTGCGGACTCGTTTGGCATATGAGTCAAATATTGACGGTGTTAATACGAAAGTGGCAGGTCTACAAGCTGAACTCGCCAAGGCTGAGTATGACTTACAGCAAACCGTTGTCAGAGCCCCAGCCGATGGTGTAGTGACTCAGTTAGCACTACGAAAAGGCGCTATGGCTGTGCCTTTTCCTTTACGCCCCGCGCTGACGTTTATTCCTGATGAGACAAGATATTTTGCTGGCGCTTTTTGGCAAAACTCATTGTTACGCCTTAAAGAAGGTGATGAAGCTGAAGTGATAGTTGATGCCATGCCTGGGCAAGTGTTTAAAGGTAAAGTTGCCAAAGTCCTACCCGCAATGGCAGAAGGTGAGATCCAGTTTAGTGGTAATTTACAGTCATCAAATATGTTGTTTCAACGCGGTCGAGTGTTGGTGTTGATTGAGCTCGAAGATGATGTAATCAGACAATCGTTACCCGCTGGTGTTGCAGGACAAGTAGCAATTTATACCGATCATTTTAGCCATGTCGCAGTAATGCGAAAGGTATTATTAAGAATGCAGGGCTGGTTAAATTACTTGTTTGCTGAAGGACATTAACCTTAGTGTCTGAGGCATGCGTGGCGGATTGCCATAGTTAAGTCATAGTGTGGGGTTATTCACCTTGCGCTAGTTGTACTTGGTTACGCCCGCCACGTTTGGCGCAATACATGGCCTTGTCTGCTCGGCTAAAAAGATCTTGTATTACGTTGTCTCCGGCACTTAATGAACTTACGCCTATAGACACTGTAACGTTAATGTTTTTATTTGTTTGAGTGGTATGAAATGAGTATTTGGCAATATGATCTCGAACACGCTCAGCAATGATCATTGCACCTTCATCGTCGGTCATCGGTAAGATGATGGTAAACTCCTCACCACCTATTCTGTATAAAGAATCCGATTGTCGCAGTAAATCAGTGCATATTTGGGAAAATTGTTTGAGTATGCTATCTCCGCCATCATGACCAAAATTGTCATTAATCACTTTAAAGTAATCTATGTCGATAACCAATAATGATAACGGCTGGTCAAACCTTATGGCTCTGGCACATTCTTGTTTTGCCAGCTGGTTATATGAGCGACGATTATGCACGCCTGTTAATTGGTCCGTATTAACTAAACTTTCAATATGCTGATGAGCATTTTCTAATGATTTTTGGGCTTGCTTTAATAGCGTGATGTCGACACCCATAATGATAATGTTACCGCTATCTAAATTAATCCGAGTCATTTTAAACCAGCGGCCGTCTAATAAATCGGTTTCATATTGGTTGAGAGCTTTTTCTGTATGCAGTTTATGAAGATTATCAAGCCATTGTTCAAAGTCGTTGGTATTAATCACTACACCTTGCTTGGCTTCCCAAGCGTGACGCAATAAGTCGCTCGACTTCTTACCTATGGCTTGTTCTTTAGTGGCGCCAAAAATACTAGCATAATGCTGATTACAATAGATAACTTCTTTATCACTATTGATTACACCTAAACAATTTGGAGTGACTTCTATACCTTCTAGCAGTATGGATTCTAAATTGACAGGTGGACGGTGTGGCATAGGATACTCAACAATGTGACAATACTTGGGCGTAATTATAAGGGAAAAACATTACTTTTTGGTAATAAACTAACCAGTGCGATTGCTCTGTTGCTGAAGGAATAAAGCTTGGCTACTGTTTTTATTGACGTTTTTAAAATCGAGTAGGAAGAAATAAAATTATTTATTTCTCAGTCTAAGGAATGACAGCGACCAAGTGTAGCAGACATAAAAAAGCCCAGTCATTATCACTAAGACTGAGCTGTTAAAGCAGATAAATTACGCTTTAGTTAACGCGCTTTTTACGTCGCTAGGCTTCATCGGAATTTTACGTAAACGTACACCGACTGCATTGTAGATTGCATTAGCAATAGCTGGAGCAACAGGGGTTACTGCCGGTTCACCTAAGCCAGATGGTGGCATTTTACTTGGGATAAACTCGATTTTAACGTCTGGAGTTTGGCCTAAGCGCAGTGGGGTATAGGTATCGAAGTTTGAGTCTTTATACTGACCATTAAGCAGTTCAGTACCTTCATACAAGGCCATCGATAATCCCCACAATGCCGCACCCTGACATTGGGCTTCAGCTCCATTAGGATCAACAATAATACCGGCATCGATGGCAATATAAAGCTTTTGCACATTGACAATACCGTTGCTTTTGTCGACATGAACTTGTACTGCACACGATACCCATGTTGGCATGTCACGTTCTTGACCAAAGGTTGATGCAATGCCAAGCGCTGTGTCTTTGGCTTGCGGAGTGCCCCAGCCAATCATCTCAGCAGCTTTTTTCAATACTGCGGCTTGGCGAGCCGCGCCACCTTCAGCAACGGGTGTGCTACCAGCATTTCGGCCTTCGGCAATAAGCATGTCTAGGCGGAACTGCAATGGATCTTTACCCGCGTGATGGGCAGCTTCATCCATAAAGCTTTCAACTGCCCAACTTGTCCAACCCGGTCCAACAGAACGCAACCAACCTGGTCTGAAGGTCGCAATAGCCAGATCATTCGATACCGCGCGTACTTTTTGAGCACCAACAGTGTACCAATGGTCTGCTCCGGCAATCGAAAACGGATCATACGGTTCGCCATTGGTGCCTTTAGGCATAAACCCTGGCGCTAATACTTGAGTTGGCCAACCTGCAGTGGCGTGATGTTCCATTGCGGTAACTGCTTTTTTGTCATCAAATGCCATTTTTAACTGTTGAACAGATGCAGAACGCGCACTGTCAAATAGCATGTCTTGTGGACGTATCATCACCATTTTAACCGGTTTACCACCTAAGGCTTTAGAGGTCAACGCAGCAGGAATGGTATAGTCGCCGTTAAGTCTGCGGCCAAAACCACCACCTAACATGTAGGTACGAATAACAATGTTCGCTTCTTCTTCACCTAATGCCGCGGCTAATACGGGGAGGGTTAGTGATTGCCACTGGCAACCTGAATGCACTTCCCAAATGCCGTCTTGGTTTTTAAATACCAAAGCATTAAGCGGTTCCATTTGCGCATGGAGTACTGTGCTGGTGATATATTCTTCTGCAATGGTACTATTCGCACTCGCAAATACTGGACCAGTGTCAGTATTGCCAGTGTCTAAAATACTGCCTTTGGTTTGGTCGCCAAGTAATTGCTTACCATGAGCAATAATGTCTGCTTCAGACACGTTGGCCGTTTTACCCGCATCCCATGTCACTTTAACGAGCTTAGAGGCTTTTTGGGCCGCATTAAAGCTGCTGGCGATAACCATTAACCAACCTGGCACACTGCCACTGGCATCATCTAGTACGATAGTTTGCTGATAACCCTTTACAGCTTTTGCTGCTGAGTCATCAAACTTAACCACTTTAGATCCATAACGTGTCGGCGGTAAAATAGGGTTGGCGTACACCATGCCATCAACTTTAGCGTCGATACCAAATATGGTTTTACCGTTGGTCTTGTTGGCGATATCAAGAGACGTCACCTGTTGGCCAACCAGTTTAAGATCGGCATTCGGTTTCAACGGCAGGGTTTTAAGTTCTTCTTCAGTAAATTGACGTGTTAAGCCCATGGTGACTAATTCACCGTAAGACAGCTCGCCTTTACTTGAAATAATTTTACCGTTACTGGCTGTACAGTCTTTTGCTGCAATACCCCATTTTTTAGCGGCAGCTTCAATTAAGGCTGTACGGCCCGCGACTCCTGCTTGACGATACACTGGCCAGCTTTGTGAAATAGACCAACTACCACCTGTAACCATGTAACCCCAGCGAGGATCTGTGTCAACATGAATTATTTCGACATCATCCCATGAGGCTTCGAGCTCATCAGCAAGAATACGCGCAATAGCAGTACCAACATGTTGACCCATTTCTGAGCGCATAATGTTGACTTTAATTTTGCCGGCAGTATCGATTGAGTACCATAAAGAAGGTTCGTAAATGTCGCCTTCGCTTGGGAGTACTTTACCGTCTGGGCTGGCAGGATCCATCGCTGCCATCAAGTGGCGAGGGAAACCAAAGCTGACACCTACCGCTGTCATAGCAATTAAAAAACCACGGCGGGTTATACCAGCCGATCCACGTTTAGGCATTCTGCTCATCGTTGCTCTCCTTAATTGCGTTTGCGGCTTCATGAATGGCACCACGAATACGAACGTAGGTCATACAACGACATAAGTTTCCGCCCATCACTGCATCAATGTCTTTGTCCGAGGGTTCAGGAATATCTTTTAGTAGTGCAGCAGCTTGCATAATTTGGCCTGACTGGCAGTAACCACACTGTGGTACCTGGAGCTTTTGCCAAGAAACTTGTAATGGATGATCGCCCGTTTCAGAAAGCCCTTCAATCGTAGTTATTTCGGCTCCTTCAACTGACGATACTGGCGTAATACATGAGCGTGTAGCACGCCCGCCAACATGAACGGTACAAGCACCACAAGTACCAATACCGCAACCAAATTTGGTGCCGGTCATGTTGAGTTCGTCACGAATTACCCACAGTAGAGGGGTATCACTCTCTACATCGGCAGTCATCGGTTTGCCATTTAAAATAAATTTTGCCATTGTCACTTCTCCAGTGAATTAGTGCTCAAATCGGGGTTGATTGCGGATCTCGCCCACTTGTTGTTGTAATTTCGGCCAGGTGTTTTCCCCAGCTGCTTGACGTAAATAAGCTGCTATAGCAGTAATGTCTTCATCGCTAAGTGCATCACGGAATCCTGGCATTACCACACCGCTAATTCCTTGATCGCTCCGGACACCATCCAGTATTACGTTAATCAAGTTAGTTGGTTTATCAAGATGGGTCGCTGAACCGATAGTAATTAATGGTCGGCCTTTAACTAATTTGTCGCTGCTGTAGTGGCATGCTTGGCAAGCTGTAGCATATAAACGTGCACCTTCATCAAGCCGTTGATCTGGCTGTTGATGTTGTGCCGTTATCGCAGCTTGTAAAGTGCTACTCGAGTCTGGCTCATCGGTATTATTGGTGCGGGCAAGGCTGGCAAAATAACCACTAATAGCTTGTAGATCGCTGTCTGGTAGAGCTGACAGGCCTTTGTGCATAACTGGCGCCATTGGACCTGCTGCACTACCATGATATGGAGAATTACCCGTGGTGAGGTATTCATAAAAATCTTGTGAACGCCAAGGAATTGGTGAAGTGCTAGTAGAGGTTAACGATGGTGCAATCCATCCATCGATGGCAGCACCTTGGTACATTTGTGCGTACTTTTCACCCCCTAAAGCATTACGTGGAGTATGACAGGCACCACAGTGAGCAATACCTTCAGCTAAGTAAGCACCTCTATTCCATTCAGCAGATTGCTTGTTGTTGATCTCAAAAGGTAGGGTGTCAGCAAATAGCAGTTTCCAGCCGGCTTGAAACCAGCGAATGTTAAGCGGAAATGGAATACCGTTTTCTTTTTTGACTTGGTTAACCGCAGGAACAGATGTCATGATATAAGCGTAAATAGCGTTAATGTCATCGTCGGTCATTTTATTAAAGTGTTCAAAAGGGAACGCTGGTAATAAATGGTGTCCATCGCGGCTCACACCTGTGCGCATGGCGCGAGCGAAAGCGGCTTGTGACCAGTTACCAATACCCGTTTCAACATCAGGGGTGATATTACTTGAATAAATGGTGCCAAAGTCGGTGTGCATTTCATAGTTACCAGCATAAGCCGAACCGCCTGGCGGAGTATGACAGGTACTACAATAACCTGCTGCTGCAAGGATTTTTCCGTGTTCGATAACTTGTGGAGAATAATCTGTTTGAGTGGGTACGACGGGATCAATTGCAGGGTGCCAAGCGTATAAACTGAATACACCAAGCCCAACAATAGCTGCACCACATACGCCGTAAACGATGCGTTTTAGCATATTACATTGCCTTATTTTAAATAAAAAATGATAAAGAGAAGGGAATATCTCATCTAACATTCCCTGTTCGACTTTGTATTATTATTATGATTGGTCAAATATTAATCCTAAGCAAGGGGAAGGCCTTTGTCCAGAAATGATATTGACTCATTTATTTATGTCTTAGTGTCACATAATACATCAGCAATGTGACGAGTAACACGAGGATTGTAAAAAAAGAACCTTTAGTTAGCTTACTGTTAAGTAAAGGTTTTTAAGGTTGCTTTTATGTTGCCGTAAACCTAGTTGTCTAAGGTTAGTATTAACGGCCATTCCGTTTGCTATTTTTTGATTGCCTCATCGGCATACCGATGCATGTGGTGAAATGACTTTTATATCAATATTGATAGTCATGACTACTGCAAAAGGTGTGTCTATAAGGCTAAAAGATCACATATTGGATATTATTTATAAGCTTGGTTCATAATCAGCTTGTATTAAACAACTACATTCGGGATAATTAATGCAAATCATTATCATTTGCGTTAAATGGGTTGGGAATGTATCAGATGGAACTTATCAGTGTCTCTTCTTTATGGCTTGGCTGTTTGTTTGCTTATTTGGCATCCGATAAACAGCAGCTTTTGAGTTTGCCTTTCCCTAAATTATTAGCTTGGAGCTTATGTGGTGTAGCAGTGCTATTTGCAGTGTGGGGGTTTAGCCATACTTACAGCCTATTAGTTGCCAGTTTAATGGTGCTAATTTGTATGATGACAATGTGGATATTACTGGTGCTGGTGGCGTCGCATTATAAAGGTCGCAGTATTTGGGTGAGCTCGTTCGGCTTTGCGTTGTTTGTCAGCATTATGCTCGTTGGGGTTAAATAATTATGTGGCCCAAGTCGTTCGCCGCTTTTTTATGGGGATTACTACTGGCAATCAGTTTAATACTCATCGTTTTTCGAATATTACCCGCAGCTGTAGATGTAAAACTATTTGTTGGGCTAATGCTGGGTTTTTGTGTGTGGGTTGGGGTGATGGCATTCTGTTACAGCCGCAATAGCGCAAAGGCGGCGAGTGTCGTGTGCGTAAAATGGCTTGTGGCCAGTAGCTTTATCAATGCGTTGTTATTTTTTTCTCAAACCTAAGTTATGAATACCTCAATGAAATCTAATCCTCCCGTACAGCATAAAGTCATTAAAAATCTTATCGAAGCCCACAGTTGGCTTGGGTTAATTATTTCACCTTTATTGTTTTTGGTATTTTGGGCCGGCGCGGTGACCTTGTTTCACGATGAAGTTGCACAATGGGCCATCACGCCACATCATCCAGTCGATAACACCCAAGTAGATATTCCGTTAGCAACACTCGTTGAGCAAAAGTTGGCTGAATATCCGGTTGATTATAATGGTCGTTTTCGGATTAACATGCCTACCGAACTGGTGCCTTATTATATCTTTTATTTAGATGTTATTGGCGCACAATCGCCGTCTGATAGTCACTCAATGGCGATATTGGTCGATCCTAAAAGTGGTGACACAGTGGCGGGTAAAGATGATTTTTATCTATCACAGTTTATTTATCACCTGCATTACAACTTAGATCTACCCGGTGGTAGTTACCTGATTGGTATGGTGGCGTTGATATTTTTATTTGCACTGGTGTCAGGAATTTTTATCCATGCACGTAAATTACTGAAACATTTCTTTTTGTATCGAGTCGATAAACAGCGCCGAGATAAATTACTCGATCTCCATACCGTAGTAGGAGTGATGACCATTCCCTTTACCTTGATGTATGCGCTAAGCGGCTTGATCCTTAACTTGGCCATAGTGTTTCAATTGGCTTTTGTGGTGTTTATTTATCAGGGCGATCGACAAGCATTGTTTAATGATGCAGGTTTTAATCGTACCACTGAGCTTCGAAGTGAAACGCCACTGGATATGGATAATGCGTTCAATTTAATTGAGCAAACTCAACAGAAACCTAACTTTGAATTACGTAATATTATTTTCCATCATTACGGTGCTGAAAATGCCTTAGTACAAGTGCGTGGTACCGATACAGCGAGTTTTGCTCAACGTGATGAAGTGACTTATCGAGTGCAAGATGGCAGCGTAATAAATAAAGTTAACGCCGATAACTATAATGTATTTCGTCAAGGTCGAGATGTGCTTGTGTCGTTGCATTTCAGTAACTTTGCTGGTGTAGATATTCGTATTTTGTACTTTATCTTGGCGATGGCGATCAGTGCCATGATTGTTGCGGGCAACATGTTATGGCTCGATAAACGTCGTGTTCAGCGCCAGTCTTCACCGCGCAGTATTGCTATCGTGACAGGAATGACGATTGGCGGTTGTGGTGGCATTATTGTGGCGACAGCAGTTGGTTTTTTGTGTGAACGGCTATTGCCTGCAACCTTATATGGACGAAGCGAATGGCTAGTGGGGTGTTTTGTCGCGTCACTGTTAGCTGTCATGTTATGCAGCTTAAAAGTGAATGATATTAAGCGTCATATTAGCAAGTTACTGTTGCTCACCAGTAGCATATTGATCATCACGATTGTGGCTGATTGGTTATTGTTTCCTGAGCAAATATTAGCGTTATGGCAAAATGGATACCATGGTGTCATAGGGGTACAGATTGGCATGGGATTAATGGTTGCCGTGTGTATTTTTACTGCCGTAAAACTGACTACTACCAATCAAACCGCTCGGTTAGAAAACGCAATCACAGTAAACTAATTGGCTTGTGTTATCAGTGACTGCTTTTGCCTGCGATAATCTATCGCAGGCAAAAGCAGTATTCACATAGCTATTAGGTTACGGTAAATCAAATATTAATGCAGTAGACTGGTCGTCTTGATTGTTTTTCAACGTAATCGTTTGTGCATCAGTTATCTTTACACCATCACCTGCAGCGAGTATTTCAGTGTCTACGACTAACTCACCAGCAACTTGATGTACATAGACTTTTCGCGTTGCTGCTACCGTGTAAATCAACTCTGAATGCGGCGCCAAAATCAATTGCGACAAAATCGCATTTTGCTTGATTTGTAAGGTACCGTTTTCACCCGTTGGCGTTGCAATCGTCGTTAACCCCGCTGCTTGACCAAAGTTTTTTTGTTGGTATCCAGGTGTGTTACCTAAGGTATTTGGCTGGATCCAAATTTGTAAAAACTTCAGTGGCTCTGTGGCGGATGCGTTGTACTCACTGTGAGTAATACCACTGCCAGCAGACATTAATTGGAACTCACCTGCAGGCAATACTTCAACATTGCCTTCACTGTCTTTATGGGCGATAGAGCCTTCAAGTACGTAGCTGATAATTTCCATGTCACGGTGGCCGTGAGTGGCAAATCCGGCACCAGGAGTGACACTGTCGTCATTGATCACTCGCAGTGCTGAAAAGCCCATTTGCTCTGGATCATAGTAGCTACCAAATGAAAAACTGTGTTTGCTGTCCAACCAACCAAAGTTGGCCTTTCCGCGTTCACTTGCAAGACGTAATGTAATCATAACTATCTCCTAAGGCACAATTAAAAAACTAAGCAGACGTTTGGTTTATTTAAGATAATTTATCGGTAATGGCGTTATCGATTGCGACCTTGCCTGAACCTGATAACGCAAGTGACACACTGGCAGCCAATAGTGCTAACGCAAATTCATAACCATTGTTTGCCATAAATAACCCGTTGTTAATATGCACGCTAGCAATGGCAATGACCATGGTGAACGCTAATACAGCGGCTGCTGGACGGGTAAGTAAACCCAGTAAAATGAACAATCCACCTATCAATTCTGCTGAACCCGCTAAGAAAGCCATTAATATACCTGGCTCAATGCCAATTGATGCCATCCACTGTCCTGTACCTTCTAGGCCATAACCGCCAAACCATCCGAATAACTTTTGACCACCATGAGCCATAAAAATAACCCCAACAGGTAAACGTAATGCCAATGTGCTAAAACCTGCAGTAGAGTTTGTAATGCGTTTCACGAGTGCTTTCATGGTATATATCCTCAATAAATTTAAACATTGTTTGTTTCTAGTGAGCCTCTCTCACTGGTTGATAAGAAGTATATTGGGATTTGATAGAATAAAAAATCGGAATAAACTGACATTAAAGTTCAAATTATTTGAATAAGGAGGGGTGATGCAAAATCCGATCACTATCGACGCATTACGAGCCTTAGATGCGATTGATCGCAAGGGCAGTTTTGCTGCAGCTGCGGCATCGTTATATCGAGTACCGTCAGCGCTGACTTATACCATCAAAAAACTTGAAGATGATATGGGCGCGGCGTTATTTGACCGAACAAAGCAAAAAGCACAACTGACGCCAGCAGGCAAAATTGTATTAGAGCAAGGGCGACAGATTTTGTTAGCAACCAATCGGTTGGTTGATTCTGTGCAGCAATTAGAGTCCGGTTGGGAAAGCGAAATTAGGCTATCACGCGATACGGTTATCCCCCAGTGTCAGTTGTTTCAATTAATTGAACAATTTAATCAGCTAGAACACTCGGTCGACATTAGTGTGGATGTTGAAGCCGTTGGCGGTGGTTGGGATGCATTGCATAGCCGACGTGCCGATATTGTAATTGGTGCCTCTGGAGAGTTACCACGAGGTGTGTTTCAAACCCATAAAATAGGCGAAATTGAATTTGTGTTTGCGGTAGCGCCACATCATCCATTGGCGTTTGTTGATGGCGTATTAGAAGCCGAAAAACTAACTGACTATGCTTCGGTGGTGGTCGCCGATACATCACAACTTTTACCTACTCGCAGTAGTGGCCTTTTTAAAAGCAAACAAGTGATTAAAGTTAACACCATGGAAACCAAGATAGCAGCACAGTTACAAGGACTAGGTATTGGTTTTGTACCCAGACACATGGTGCAATGCTACTTTGATAGTGGTGAGTTGATTGAAAAAATGTGTTCAATTCCAAGACCGAATCAAAGTTTGTACATTGCTTGGCATAAAGACCATCAAGGCCGTGCATTTGACTGGTTTGTGGATCATTTACCTAAAGCCGACTGGGGTTTGTAACATCTGGCTGTGAGCATAATGTTAACTACTAATTTGAGGTCGCAGGTACGACCTAAAATTGGCGTTAATCTATTGAATCGACATAAGCGTGATATTGAGTATCGACGTTTATGTCGTTGCTTAACTATCCCCTTAACTACTCGCTTGAATACTCATTTAAGCATTCTTGCTAGCGTTAGTTTTCTTGTCTAATAATGATCTAGCGGCTGGTCGATTAGTACCCATACTGCAGTCGGATAAATTTACTCACATAGAGCGTGAACAAGTGAATGCGGTGTTTTACAAATCGTCTATCGTTGCGCGACGTATTTCTGCATTTATTGAGTTTATTCAACCGAGATTAACCTTGTAACTAAGGGAGCGATTTGATCTTTTGACCGACATTTGCAATTTGAACAAAACAGATTTGTCTCGTGGGCTGTTTATTTCTGTTTCTAGTTGGCGCACAGTGTTAGTTCAGATACCGTTTTTAGGAAGACAATATGACCACTATTCCGTTGTTGGGTACAGGTACCTTCAGACTTAAAGATCAACAGGCATTTGATTCAGTGTTAATGGCGTTACAGCAAGGCTCTCGTCACATCGATACCGCTCAGATTTACGCCAATGAAAAACAAGTTGGCGATGCAATTAAGGCATCGGGTATCGCAAGAGCAGATATTTTTCTCACCACTAAGGTGTGGACGGATCGTTTTGCCCACGACAAACTTATTCAAAGCGTGCATGACAGCTTGGCTTTATTGCAAACCGATTATGTGGATTTGTTACTGATACATTGGCCGTTACGCGATGATTCAGTACCTATGCGAGAGTATTTACTGGCATTAAAAGAGGTGCAAGATGCTGGTTTAGCGAAACACATTGGCGTGTCTAATTTCACTATGGCCCAGGTTACACAAGCGATTGAAATTTTAGGTACCGACGCAATATTCACTAATCAGGTTGAAGTACATCCATATTTGCAAAATAACCGACTGGTCGAATTCTGTCAGCAGCACAATATTATGGTGACTGGTTATATGCCATTTGCTTATGGTGCGGTATTAACTGACGACACTATTGTCGCGATTGCGAAGAAGCACCAAATGACACCCGCTCAAGCGGTATTAGTGTGGATGCGCCAAAAAGGTTATGTCACTATTCCATCGTCAACTAAGTTGGTAAATATTCAAGCGAATATTGCCTCATTAGCGTTATCGCTACCGTCAGAAGACATGGCGGCGATCGATAGGTTAGATCGAAATCATCGTGTGGCTACGCCAGACTTTAGCCCTGATTGGGATCAATAACCCATCAGCGAATGCGCAGCACGCGGAGTTTGCACTCACCATTAGATAATTTATATATCAAGTATCCACGCCAAAATGAGTGATCATATTGGCGTTTTTTATTTCCAGGGTTGTTGGTAGCTTGACATGGGTGTTACACATAGGTTTACAGTCGTTGCATATGTTCAGTAGATTTATTTATCTAGATCTTATTATTCAATACAGTCGTTACCCCAAGGAGTCTTTATGAA from Shewanella polaris includes:
- a CDS encoding HlyD family secretion protein translates to MDLLLILTYTAFCIAVFKVFKIPLTKWTVPTAILGGIVLIGTLLILMNYNHPYSRFAREYFVTIPIVPAVKGLVIEVNVKPNTPVKEGEVLFKIDPTPYLSIVKQKQAALKEAELQVPQLEAAFQIAAAKVEQATADKDRTESVYRRYEDGRKKAGRNSPFTELELDNRRQLYIASSAQLDAALAEGLRTRLAYESNIDGVNTKVAGLQAELAKAEYDLQQTVVRAPADGVVTQLALRKGAMAVPFPLRPALTFIPDETRYFAGAFWQNSLLRLKEGDEAEVIVDAMPGQVFKGKVAKVLPAMAEGEIQFSGNLQSSNMLFQRGRVLVLIELEDDVIRQSLPAGVAGQVAIYTDHFSHVAVMRKVLLRMQGWLNYLFAEGH
- a CDS encoding sensor domain-containing diguanylate cyclase, which gives rise to MPHRPPVNLESILLEGIEVTPNCLGVINSDKEVIYCNQHYASIFGATKEQAIGKKSSDLLRHAWEAKQGVVINTNDFEQWLDNLHKLHTEKALNQYETDLLDGRWFKMTRINLDSGNIIIMGVDITLLKQAQKSLENAHQHIESLVNTDQLTGVHNRRSYNQLAKQECARAIRFDQPLSLLVIDIDYFKVINDNFGHDGGDSILKQFSQICTDLLRQSDSLYRIGGEEFTIILPMTDDEGAMIIAERVRDHIAKYSFHTTQTNKNINVTVSIGVSSLSAGDNVIQDLFSRADKAMYCAKRGGRNQVQLAQGE
- a CDS encoding xanthine dehydrogenase family protein molybdopterin-binding subunit — translated: MSRMPKRGSAGITRRGFLIAMTAVGVSFGFPRHLMAAMDPASPDGKVLPSEGDIYEPSLWYSIDTAGKIKVNIMRSEMGQHVGTAIARILADELEASWDDVEIIHVDTDPRWGYMVTGGSWSISQSWPVYRQAGVAGRTALIEAAAKKWGIAAKDCTASNGKIISSKGELSYGELVTMGLTRQFTEEELKTLPLKPNADLKLVGQQVTSLDIANKTNGKTIFGIDAKVDGMVYANPILPPTRYGSKVVKFDDSAAKAVKGYQQTIVLDDASGSVPGWLMVIASSFNAAQKASKLVKVTWDAGKTANVSEADIIAHGKQLLGDQTKGSILDTGNTDTGPVFASANSTIAEEYITSTVLHAQMEPLNALVFKNQDGIWEVHSGCQWQSLTLPVLAAALGEEEANIVIRTYMLGGGFGRRLNGDYTIPAALTSKALGGKPVKMVMIRPQDMLFDSARSASVQQLKMAFDDKKAVTAMEHHATAGWPTQVLAPGFMPKGTNGEPYDPFSIAGADHWYTVGAQKVRAVSNDLAIATFRPGWLRSVGPGWTSWAVESFMDEAAHHAGKDPLQFRLDMLIAEGRNAGSTPVAEGGAARQAAVLKKAAEMIGWGTPQAKDTALGIASTFGQERDMPTWVSCAVQVHVDKSNGIVNVQKLYIAIDAGIIVDPNGAEAQCQGAALWGLSMALYEGTELLNGQYKDSNFDTYTPLRLGQTPDVKIEFIPSKMPPSGLGEPAVTPVAPAIANAIYNAVGVRLRKIPMKPSDVKSALTKA
- a CDS encoding (2Fe-2S)-binding protein; this encodes MAKFILNGKPMTADVESDTPLLWVIRDELNMTGTKFGCGIGTCGACTVHVGGRATRSCITPVSSVEGAEITTIEGLSETGDHPLQVSWQKLQVPQCGYCQSGQIMQAAALLKDIPEPSDKDIDAVMGGNLCRCMTYVRIRGAIHEAANAIKESNDEQNA
- a CDS encoding cytochrome c, which translates into the protein MLKRIVYGVCGAAIVGLGVFSLYAWHPAIDPVVPTQTDYSPQVIEHGKILAAAGYCSTCHTPPGGSAYAGNYEMHTDFGTIYSSNITPDVETGIGNWSQAAFARAMRTGVSRDGHHLLPAFPFEHFNKMTDDDINAIYAYIMTSVPAVNQVKKENGIPFPLNIRWFQAGWKLLFADTLPFEINNKQSAEWNRGAYLAEGIAHCGACHTPRNALGGEKYAQMYQGAAIDGWIAPSLTSTSTSPIPWRSQDFYEYLTTGNSPYHGSAAGPMAPVMHKGLSALPDSDLQAISGYFASLARTNNTDEPDSSSTLQAAITAQHQQPDQRLDEGARLYATACQACHYSSDKLVKGRPLITIGSATHLDKPTNLINVILDGVRSDQGISGVVMPGFRDALSDEDITAIAAYLRQAAGENTWPKLQQQVGEIRNQPRFEH
- a CDS encoding PepSY-associated TM helix domain-containing protein; amino-acid sequence: MKSNPPVQHKVIKNLIEAHSWLGLIISPLLFLVFWAGAVTLFHDEVAQWAITPHHPVDNTQVDIPLATLVEQKLAEYPVDYNGRFRINMPTELVPYYIFYLDVIGAQSPSDSHSMAILVDPKSGDTVAGKDDFYLSQFIYHLHYNLDLPGGSYLIGMVALIFLFALVSGIFIHARKLLKHFFLYRVDKQRRDKLLDLHTVVGVMTIPFTLMYALSGLILNLAIVFQLAFVVFIYQGDRQALFNDAGFNRTTELRSETPLDMDNAFNLIEQTQQKPNFELRNIIFHHYGAENALVQVRGTDTASFAQRDEVTYRVQDGSVINKVNADNYNVFRQGRDVLVSLHFSNFAGVDIRILYFILAMAISAMIVAGNMLWLDKRRVQRQSSPRSIAIVTGMTIGGCGGIIVATAVGFLCERLLPATLYGRSEWLVGCFVASLLAVMLCSLKVNDIKRHISKLLLLTSSILIITIVADWLLFPEQILALWQNGYHGVIGVQIGMGLMVAVCIFTAVKLTTTNQTARLENAITVN